Genomic window (Chryseobacterium bernardetii):
CAGCCACCTGCAGAAAAGGTTCTTTAATATCTATCTTGAAAAGGTTTTTATTGTTTTCTACAATAAAGGAATCATCTCTATCTTCAAGCTCCTGTGCAAAAGAAAAGTTTGCAAAACATAAGGCAAAAAATAAAAATATCGTTCTCATAGCTTGATCTGTTCGTTAAATTAATGAGCAAAGGTAAATATTTAGATGTCTTATCAAAAAGAAAAACTTCACACAATGCATGAAGTTTTCTAAAATATAGTTTCACATCTTGTCTTCGGAAGTTCTTGAAACCTTTATAACAGACCTTTAATGTGTTTATAGTTGCTTTTAACAGTTTCAAGCACCTCATCCATCTTTCCACCCAACATTAACTGAGCCATAGATTTGGTCATTCCCAGAACCTGGTCCAGCTCAATCTTTGGTGGAAGGGCTAACGCATTAGGATTGGTAAAGATATTGAGCAGATAGGGGCCATTATAATCCAGGCATTCCTTTATGGCATTTTCTACTTCTTCAGGCTTATGAACATTTTTCCCGGGGTAACCCATAGCCTGGGCAACTAATGCGAAATCCGGATTAATCATATCTGTTTCATTATCCGGCATTCCGCCCACTTCCATCTCCAATTTTACCATTCCCAGAGTCCTGTTATTGAAAACAATCAGTTTTACAGGAAGTTTATACTGAAAAATAGTAGCCATATCACCTAACAACATTGATAAACCTCCATCTCCACACATGGCAATAACCTGTTTATCCGGATGTGATAAAGAGGCTCCGATAGCCATTGGCATAGCATTGGCCATGGATCCATGGTTGAATGAACCTAACATCTTCCGTTCTCCGGTTCCTGTAATAAATCTTGCTCCCCAAACACAGCACATTCCTGTATCAACTGTGAAAATAGCATCTTTTTTAGCTAACCTGTCTAATGTATGAGCTACATATTCAGGCTGAATGGCATCTTCTTTTCCCTGATCTTTTACATATTCAAATTGATTTTCTTTTACTTTATCATAAAAAGCGAGCTGTTCATTAAGAAAATCAATATCTGTTTTCTCATCCAGCAAGGGAAGTAAAGCCAAAATAGTTTGTTTAACGTCTCCTGTAAGTCCTAATTCAAGCTTCGCTCTTCTTCCCAGTCTTTCCGGACTTTCATCAATCTGAATAATTTTATTTTTTACAGGCATAAATTTCTGATAAGGGAAATCTGTGCCCAGAAGAATCACAAGGTCTGCTTCGTGCATTGCATGGTAGGCAGACGGAAATCCCAACAAACCTGTAAGACCTATTTCATTAGGATTATTTGGCTGAATGGTCATCTTCCCCCGGAATGAGTATCCTACAGGGGCTTTTAGCATATTGGATAATTGTATTACTTCTGCACCGGCTTCAGCAGCCCCTATCCCACAATAAAGGGTTATTTTTTTACTTTCATTGATTAGGGCAGCCAGATTTTTCAGTTCATCATCTGATGGTCTTATCACAGGATTGGTTTTAAAAATCTGGGCTGAAGTAGCAGCTTCCTGTGCATCCAGTTCTGAAACATCGCCCGGAAGACCAATTACCGCTACTCCTTTTTTGGAAATGGCATGCTGAATAGCCGTCTGAACTGTTCTCTGTACCTGTTCGGGGCGTGTGATCATCTGATTATAATAACTGCAGTCATCAAATAACTTTATAGTATTGGTTTCCTGAAAATAATCCATGCCCATTTCATCACTGGGAATTGTAGAAGCAATCACCAGCATCGGAACATGAGATCTGTGTGCTTCATATACTCCGTTTATTAAATGAACGTGCCCAGGTCCACAGCTCCCGGCACATACAGCAAGACCATCAAGTTCTGCTTCAGCGGCGGCGGCATAAGCTCCCACTTCTTCATGGCGAACATGAATCCATTGGATACTGCTTTTCTTCACCGCAATATTTAGGTGATTAAGACTATCTCCTGTTACTGCATAAATTCTTTTCACATTAGCATTCTCGAGCATTTCAACAATTTGCTCTGCTATATTTTTAGCCATAATTAATAGATTTGGTAGTTGTTTTCTTTACAAGGATTGGGATGAAAATATCCTAAGCCTATCAAATTTAGCCAATTAATGGGAGAACCAAGTCAGATTAAGTATTAAAAAACTTGTAAATTTTTCGTAAAGGATTTAAAGTGTATGATTCAGAATGAGATGCACAGCCATTTCATTTAGTAAAGAATAGTATTGCTGAAAAAAAACGGCCGCCCAAAGGACAGCCATTTATATTATCTTCTATTGATCAGATAACCACTTCTATCTGGTTTCTCAATAAGTCTTCAAATTCATCTCTTTTACGGATCAGATGGGCTTTCCCGTCTAGGAACAGAACTTCAGCAGGCTTTAATCTTGAATTGAAATTTGAACTCATTTCAAAACCGTAAGCTCCCGCATTGTGGAATGCAAGGATATCGCCCTCCCTTACTTCATGCAATTTTCTATCCCATGCAAAGGTATCCGTCTCACAGATATTTCCTACAACGGTATAAATTCTTTCTGCTCCTTTTGGATTGGATAAGTTCTCAATCATGTGATACGAATCATAGAACATCGGGCGGATCAGGTGGTTAAATCCTGAATTCACTCCAACAAAAACAGTAGCCGTAGTTTGTTTGATGACGTTAGCTTTTACTAACAGGTATCCGCTTTTTCCTACTAAGAACTTCCCGGGCTCAAACCATAGTTCGAATTTTCTTCCCGTTGTTTTTGAAAACTCACCTAAAACTTTTTCTACTTTTTTCCCTAGTGTTTTAACGTCGGTTTCTTCTTCGCTATCCTGATAAGGGATTTTGAAGCCGCTTCCCATATCCAGGTATTTCAGATTAGGGAAATGCTCAGAAAGTTCAAGCATGATATCCAGCGCCTGAAGGAAAACTTCAGGATCTTTAATTTCACTTCCTGTGTGCATGTGAAGCCCTTCAACGTTAAGGTTGGTACTCTTCATCACTCTTTCAATATGACGAAGCTGGTGAATGGAGATCCCGAACTTACTGTCGATATGACCTGTTGAAATTTTATAGTTTCCTCCGGCAAAGATATGCGGGTTGATTCTAACAAAAATAGGATAAGAATTTCCGTATTTATTCCCGAACTGTTCAAGAATAGAGATATTATCAATGTTAATATGAACTCCGAATGTCATTGCTTCCTCTATTTCAGCTAAGTCAACACAATTGGGAGTAAATAATATTTTTTCTTTTGGAAATCCTGCCTTTAATCCTAATTTGACTTCATTAATAGATACACAATCCAAAGATGCACCCAGCTTCTTGACATACTTAAGGATATTGATATTTGTTAATGCCTTCGCTGCATAGAAGAAC
Coding sequences:
- a CDS encoding thiamine pyrophosphate-dependent enzyme; the encoded protein is MAKNIAEQIVEMLENANVKRIYAVTGDSLNHLNIAVKKSSIQWIHVRHEEVGAYAAAAEAELDGLAVCAGSCGPGHVHLINGVYEAHRSHVPMLVIASTIPSDEMGMDYFQETNTIKLFDDCSYYNQMITRPEQVQRTVQTAIQHAISKKGVAVIGLPGDVSELDAQEAATSAQIFKTNPVIRPSDDELKNLAALINESKKITLYCGIGAAEAGAEVIQLSNMLKAPVGYSFRGKMTIQPNNPNEIGLTGLLGFPSAYHAMHEADLVILLGTDFPYQKFMPVKNKIIQIDESPERLGRRAKLELGLTGDVKQTILALLPLLDEKTDIDFLNEQLAFYDKVKENQFEYVKDQGKEDAIQPEYVAHTLDRLAKKDAIFTVDTGMCCVWGARFITGTGERKMLGSFNHGSMANAMPMAIGASLSHPDKQVIAMCGDGGLSMLLGDMATIFQYKLPVKLIVFNNRTLGMVKLEMEVGGMPDNETDMINPDFALVAQAMGYPGKNVHKPEEVENAIKECLDYNGPYLLNIFTNPNALALPPKIELDQVLGMTKSMAQLMLGGKMDEVLETVKSNYKHIKGLL
- the lysA gene encoding diaminopimelate decarboxylase codes for the protein MNSQELLKIANEFGTPVYVYDAESIKVQYEKLTSSFLKHTKFFYAAKALTNINILKYVKKLGASLDCVSINEVKLGLKAGFPKEKILFTPNCVDLAEIEEAMTFGVHINIDNISILEQFGNKYGNSYPIFVRINPHIFAGGNYKISTGHIDSKFGISIHQLRHIERVMKSTNLNVEGLHMHTGSEIKDPEVFLQALDIMLELSEHFPNLKYLDMGSGFKIPYQDSEEETDVKTLGKKVEKVLGEFSKTTGRKFELWFEPGKFLVGKSGYLLVKANVIKQTTATVFVGVNSGFNHLIRPMFYDSYHMIENLSNPKGAERIYTVVGNICETDTFAWDRKLHEVREGDILAFHNAGAYGFEMSSNFNSRLKPAEVLFLDGKAHLIRKRDEFEDLLRNQIEVVI